The DNA window CGCCGAAGAGTACGAGCGTCAGGTCCGCCATGCCTTGCTGACCGGTTCCTACGGGAAGGAGAAGACACCAGAGAAGCGCATGCTCATGTTGGCGGAGTTCACCCCGCGCTTCCTCGTCTACAGCGAGAACAACAACAAGCACTCCAGCGTCGTCACCAAGAGGCAAATTCTGAAGGACCATGTCCTCCCCTTCTTCAGTGCCATGGCGCTGGACACCATCGGCCCTGCAGAAATCGAGGACTTCAAGGCCCTGATGCGCAAGAAGCTGTCTCGCGCACGCGCCCGAAAGGGTGTCCCCTCTTCGGAAGCCATTTGTAAGCGCACCGGCACTGGCCCTGAGCCTCTGTCACCCAAGTACATCAACAACGTCCTCAACGTGCTCCACAAGTTGCTGGCCCTGGCACAGGAGCAAGGGGTCATCACCCTGGCCCCACGCGTGAAGTTGCTCAGGACCAAGAAGCCTGCCTTCGACTTCCTCAGCTTCGAGGAGGCCGAACACCTCATCATGGCGGCGGAGCCCGAATGGAGGCCCTTGCTCCTCGTTGCCCTCAAGACGGGGCTCCGGCAGGGCGAACTCATCGGGCTCCAGTGGAGCGACTTGGACCTGAGACGATGCAAGCTGAATGTTCGCCGCGCCATCTGGCGGGGGAAATCGGGTCTTCCCAAGGGCGGATGCGAACGAACCGCAGACCTACCCGTATCGGTCGTCGATGCCCTCAAGGGCTTCCGACACCTTCGCGGGCCCTACGTGTTCTGCCAGGAGAACGGTCAGCCTCTCACGGACGGGCTCATGAAGTGGCCCCTCCGCCGCGCGCTGAACCAAGCAGGCATCACCCGCGAGCAGGGCCGAATCGGATGGCATGACCTTCGTCACACCTACGGTAGTCACCTCGCGATGAGGGGTGTTCCGCTGAAGGTCATTCAGGAGCTGATGGGGCATGCCAACATCAGTGAAACGATGCGCTACGCCCACCTCTCACCAGAAACGAGGGCGAGCTTCGTCCAGCAGCTCGACATGCCACCTCCCCTTACCCCTGTCGCTTCGGGTACAGCCACCGAAGGGGCACATGGAGGGCACATAGTGAATCTGGGCCACCCAGGCAGCATGACAACCCATTGAAACTGTTGAAGGTCGATTAAAGGCGGCGGTGGGCCTCCACCTCGCGGACCTCCTTCCACTGAATCCACCCGGACTCGGCCGCGTGGCGCGCGGCGGTGGTGGTGTCGTCCACGGCCAGCAGTTGGCTGCCCGCCTCGCGAATCTCCCGGGCGATGTGCTCCAGCTCCAGGGCACGCCCAGGGCGGCAGGGCACGTTGCGGATGTAGACGCAGAGGATGCGACCGGGGAACTCGCGGACGATGGTGCGGTAGTGCTCGGCGTCCTCCTGCCCGCTGTCGCCGATGAGGATGAAGGGCAGGTCCGGCAGGTCCTGGAGCAGGCCGCGAATCTTCTGGAGCTTGTGCCCGTGTCCGCCGCCGGGCGCGAAGCCCTGGCTGGACAGGCCCCAGTCGCGCAAGAGCAACGGCCCCATGGGGATGTGGTGCAGGGCGAGGAACTCGTCCAGGTGCTCGTACAGGTTCCACGGGCTGCTGGAGACGTAGAAGATGGGGTTGTCCGCGTCCCCTTCCGCGCCCGCCTGGAGCGCCGCGTAGAAGGCATCCACCCCGGGGAAGGGCAGGCGCACGCGGTGCTCGGTGAGGAAGAGGGCCCAGGCGCGCTTGAAGAGGTCGGTGACGCCCGTGACGATGACGGTGTCGTCGATGTCGCTGATGACGCCGTAGCGCGCGCCCCTGCCCGCCACTCGCACCGGGGCCACCACGCGCGGCACGCCCTCCGGCT is part of the Myxococcus landrumus genome and encodes:
- a CDS encoding tyrosine-type recombinase/integrase gives rise to the protein MSVRLRKWKTKENKVQEAWWVDVKYQHPDGRVERIRKASPVNTRRGAEEYERQVRHALLTGSYGKEKTPEKRMLMLAEFTPRFLVYSENNNKHSSVVTKRQILKDHVLPFFSAMALDTIGPAEIEDFKALMRKKLSRARARKGVPSSEAICKRTGTGPEPLSPKYINNVLNVLHKLLALAQEQGVITLAPRVKLLRTKKPAFDFLSFEEAEHLIMAAEPEWRPLLLVALKTGLRQGELIGLQWSDLDLRRCKLNVRRAIWRGKSGLPKGGCERTADLPVSVVDALKGFRHLRGPYVFCQENGQPLTDGLMKWPLRRALNQAGITREQGRIGWHDLRHTYGSHLAMRGVPLKVIQELMGHANISETMRYAHLSPETRASFVQQLDMPPPLTPVASGTATEGAHGGHIVNLGHPGSMTTH
- a CDS encoding App1 family protein — protein: MADLRPAFFRFAVRVDAHYDAVSRSLRRWLGIAPPLRIVPYRGHGTPKRALIKARVMEDRRIRPRQHRHTLWSSAVASYKRYMTREIPGARVAVRWGDKRWEGTTDEEGFLELWVSPPEGVGSGWHEVELELLSPEPEGVPRVVAPVRVAGRGARYGVISDIDDTVIVTGVTDLFKRAWALFLTEHRVRLPFPGVDAFYAALQAGAEGDADNPIFYVSSSPWNLYEHLDEFLALHHIPMGPLLLRDWGLSSQGFAPGGGHGHKLQKIRGLLQDLPDLPFILIGDSGQEDAEHYRTIVREFPGRILCVYIRNVPCRPGRALELEHIAREIREAGSQLLAVDDTTTAARHAAESGWIQWKEVREVEAHRRL